AGCCATAAGCGTTATTGCCAGTCCCTGCATAGGGATAAGTCTGTAAAAAGGAGGGAAGTATGGGAAGTCTGTCCCTACCCTGCACTGTCAGGCTATTTCCGAAATTGAAGAAGTCGGAAGCGTATTCGGTTCGGTGCAGTTCGGATGGGTCGTGCTCATCGTCGCTGTattcctcgtcgtcttcttcctcatcctccaactcttCTTCGctgtactcctcctccccctcttccccttcatAGTCgacttcctcgccctcgccttcttcatcctcgtccgcgtcgtcgtcgacgtGCTCCAAAATTCGACCGTGAGATGGTTGATGAGTGTATCTCGGCCCGCTTGGAAGACCGTGTGGTAGATTAGGTGGGATAGACGAAAAACTAATCGAGTGGTGGCGACTAAGTAGTGAGGAATTACTGGTCGTATGAGGATGGTTCGCATAGTGCTCCAGTTCTTCATAATAGGCGTCATAGAGCCCTTCCAATTCTTCCTCAATCGCCGTCCTTTTCCTCCCGCAAACCGAGCAACTGCAAGTTtgcttctgctgctccttcatcttcttgagAACCGCATCTTTTTCGACCTTGACTAGGTTCTTGCGCTGCACCTCGTCTAGTCCAAGCCAGAATTCCTTGATTCGCTCCCGCTCCTCTTGAGAGCTGGTGTTCCAAATCTTTTCCTTCGACATCCCTCGGCCGTTGATATGTGACGTTGGTGGGGGACGGTGATCAACGTGGTTGCCATTCACCGACCCGTCAGCACTCGCCCCTGCAGCATTattgtttttcttcttcttttttttcgcCTTCTTCGATTTCGCAGGCTGCCCGTTAGGAGTCCCGTTTGGAgattgttggttttggtctcGAGAGTCTTGACCGGCATccgcttcctcttcgtcctcgtcttcatGCTGTTCGACATCGGCCGAGGGTTGGCCTTGAGGTGGCTGTGGACCACTGCGAGTCCCATTTGAAGGCTGACCAGTCTgtgcttgctgctgttgctcaGCAGCGGCCTTGGCCGCAGCCTTTTCGCGCcttttctgcttcttcctGTTCACCGCTGGTGGAGCAGGTGGCGCCGGGGAGGCACatgttggagaaggttgGGAAGATTCTACGGGCGTGCTGCCTTTAGGTACTGTGATGAACTTGGAACCATCCTTGTTGGTGTACTTGGCTGTCCCCTTCGCCGAGGGCGACTGAGAAGCTGCACTAGCAGCAACTGACGGGGCCGGGTTCCGATTgcccttcatcatcacctaGTTCAATGCAACCTGAAGTAGATAAGTGACGAGGACATGTATTGAGATGGTCGCTTCGTGGAGTCGGCGAGTCGGATATGGCACGTGTctgaaagagaaaagccGTCGTAGAACTAAGTGATTTGCTAGGTAAGCATAGGTAATATCGATGGGGCACAAGGTTCGGATTGTGTCAAAGTTCAAACGGTCGTTgctcgaggagctcttcTGTCCTATTAGGTTGGTTGGGGGCAAGGGCAGTGTGATTCAATGGGGTGGAAAGAGCAAAACTGTAGTAGCGACCCAAAGAGCGACTTCGTTCGATTGTCGGTTGGGGAAATCAAAAGGGAGTCATGACTAGGCTCGGGGGCCGTCGCGGGCAGGGcagggttgatgagggttAATTGACGGAGGGGTCGACCACTCACTCTCACTTCAGGGTCCTCCACTGGCAGACGCTTGGGGTGTTGAGAGCTGCTAGATGAGAGCGCGAAAAAGGTGGCGGACGGAAGAGGGCGCGGGGTGGTAAAGACGCGACTCCGGGGCTCAGCGCGGGACAGGATGCAGCCCGAGAGATGTCGTGCGCTTCGGAGGTGATCAAGTTGTTCGGATGTTCAAGGTGCTCCTAGATTGCTTAGATTTGTGGTCCCGGCCCTGGAACTCCTCCAGTGCGGGCGCGCTGCCCAGAGCTCCCCGCTCCTATTGGCCCACCTGCTACACGTGACCTCAGCCTTGCTGTGTCGCTCCTGCCCTGTCTTCAATTTGCGACTTTAGATTTCCCGCTCCTCCCTTCAGCCGCGAAGAGAACACCACAAGGTTTTCATAGTACGGCTCATATTCTCCGCTCAATGGTTGTATGCCGATACAATCCTTCATACGGTAGTTTTGGCAGGCACTCTTGTGACCTAGtgccatcaaccatcaactAGACCTGTTCCCATTGGAGACTTTGGGCATATGAAATGTTGGGAGatctcccatcccatctgCCACAACATGACACGCTAGCTCGAATCTGTACCTATGTTCCTTTGCTGGTAAATACGATGAACCAACAAATTCGTGAACTCCAAGACGAGATGAACATCCATGACATGGATGCGATACGCCAACAATAATAAGCTGGAGGTCTCCAGCTTATTACCTTATTTGGTGCCTCTGAAAGGGCGCTCAGGGGCTAGGCTGTGAGCAATGCCGTCATCGCCACGTTAGGGCAGGTTGCTATAAGTGAGTGGGGGGAGTCGCGTGTATTGTGATAACCTCTAGTCATTCCTACGGCcgagcatcatcatcatgcccATCACTTCATAACACTTACTCCGTTCATACTCTCCACCCATCGTAGCTTCCTGTTGATCAGCAATGCTTCGAAACAAAAATAGGCGCTCGATTCGAGAGCAAATGTCGACCCTTAAACGATTTCCATGTGGCTTTCTCCCGGGCCAGCGGTACCGGTGGAAGCTAGATCTCTTGGCCTTCAAATGCAAGCGATGCTGCATCCGCACCGACTGCGATTGTTCACGACCACAAATCTTTGCTGACCTACCCCCCCTTTCGAGTGCCAACCGACCTGTTTCAAACACACCCTTGGCGGCTTCCTCTGCTCCACAGCTTCTTAGCACAAGAACCATATCATGGTGTAACAGACACTGAAGAGCTAATCTGTCTTGGCGCCGTGACCATGATACATTGTCTTCTCTCCATAATCACAACCTCGTTTACATAGGTCGTCAAGAATAGCTGATCCGGTCCAATGGAGTACTCCAGCTCCGTCAGCCGCTCCGTTCAGGGTGCCATGATTCGCGTGGGAGGCCGTATCGGGTGCGTATTGAGCATTGATGTCGTCGGGTACGAAGTTGTGAAAGGTGCACAGCCTCAGGGTCGCCCGCCTGCCCCCAGAGTTCAGCGCCGGTCGCCAACGGCTCAGTAGCCTATCAAAGCCATGGTGTGAGCATCCCGCGGCCGTTACGGCCCACTCGTCACTCGCGTCTCCCATGCACGGAGGAAGTTTGCTTTGGCCGAGTTGGGCTGTTGTGTGTGGTCTGTTTGGGTGTGCTGAGGTGTCTAGTCAGTCACCTAGTCTGAACAGATGTTTGATCCAGGTAGACTAGGTATTGTTGCTCGGTGCGTTCGGATGATGGTTTGCCAGTGACGACAGGAGTGACAGTTAAAATCGAACGGTGCTGTCGGGCCTGCTGGGCCCAGCAACTGGGGGAAAGTGGGGCATGGCACATCGTATCGCGCCCCAGGGCCGGCCGGGACGAGACGCTGCCAGTGGGAAGCTCCAGAGGCTAAACAGGGGGTCTGTTGGCGTGTTGGCGTTATGTAATCAGGCCTCAAGCCGCTATCAACCCATTGTTTCCCCTCGAAATTTCCTGGGCTACCGCTTACTGCTGGCCATGCATCCATACTGTGCCGGCTTCCTTTGAAAGACGAGCGGTCAGCCAGAGCAGTGTGCTTCTCTTATTTCTCTCCAGTTTTCGTCCATCCGCGACCAAttcaacccccttcccgaACCCATTGCGCACAACGAACGAGGCCCCAGAGCGAGACGACGCTCCTCCGattcccccttcctcctatCCCACACATCTGCCAaccatggccgccatgcAAGAATCCGGACAGCACCAGACTGCCATCCGAAGGTACGTCCTGATCCACTCCATCCACCTTCTGCGATTCTGCCGGAGCCAGCACCGCGatcccctcaaccccccaattGAGACCTTGCTGACTCGACCCGTTGTTCAGGAAGCTCGTTATCATCGGAGACGGTGCTTGCGGTAAAACCAGTTTGCTGAGCGTATTCACCCTCGGCTTCTTCCCCACAGTAAGCCCTCCTGGACTGACCCACGCTTCGTCggtgtgttgttgatgctaACATGGGTAAACACAGCACTATGTAAGTCCTAGTCGCCGAATTACCAATTCTACGAATCACCTACAAACTCCATGCCAATGTTTCCCGCCGATGTGGTCCTCCGGCCTTGCCTACTTCAACAACGCTAACCTACGTTACCACCCCCATAGATTCCAACCGTTTTCGAAAACTATGTGACCGACTGCAAAGTAGACGGCAAGAACGTACAACTCGCCCTCTGGGATACCGCCGGCCAGGAAGACTACGAGCGGTTACGGCCGCTAGCATACTCCAAAGCACACGTCATCCTGATAGGCTTTTCCATCGACACGCCAGATTCACTCGATAATGTTAAACACAAGGTGGGTTCCGCCgaaatcccctcccccccctcttccccatgcTTCTTCTCGcatgccccccctccctctttcgGCCAACCC
The window above is part of the Podospora bellae-mahoneyi strain CBS 112042 chromosome 3, whole genome shotgun sequence genome. Proteins encoded here:
- the RHO2 gene encoding Rho GTPase (EggNog:ENOG503NVG7; COG:S), whose product is MAAMQESGQHQTAIRRKLVIIGDGACGKTSLLSVFTLGFFPTHYIPTVFENYVTDCKVDGKNVQLALWDTAGQEDYERLRPLAYSKAHVILIGFSIDTPDSLDNVKHKWVTEAQERCPEVPIILVGLKKDLRDDPVAIEEMRKKSQRFITPTEGEHAAKEIGARKYLECSSLTGEGVDDVFEAATRASLLMFEKSEGGGCCVIL